A region of Pyxidicoccus parkwaysis DNA encodes the following proteins:
- a CDS encoding HAD family hydrolase, with product MTSSMAPLRAVVFDMDGTLVDNMVFHNQAWVALARKLGLSMTAEDFQTHFAGKKNEEILPALLGRELPPDELHRLAEEKENHYRTLYRPHLRLHRGAEAFITRLREARIPIAIATAAPEGNRELVIDGLGIRPLFNRIVGAEEVTRGKPAPDIFLAAAKALGVEPSACLAFEDAVLGVMAARDAGMTTVGITTAAPAEQLREAGAGWTVPDFMTLPPEVEARLFGTRA from the coding sequence ATGACCTCCTCCATGGCTCCCCTGCGCGCCGTCGTCTTCGACATGGACGGGACGCTCGTCGACAACATGGTCTTCCACAACCAGGCCTGGGTGGCGCTCGCCCGGAAGCTGGGGCTGTCGATGACGGCCGAGGACTTCCAGACGCACTTCGCCGGGAAGAAGAACGAAGAAATCCTCCCCGCGCTCCTCGGACGTGAGCTCCCGCCCGACGAGCTGCACCGGCTCGCCGAGGAGAAGGAGAACCACTACCGCACGCTGTACCGGCCGCACCTGCGGCTCCACCGGGGCGCGGAGGCGTTCATCACGCGGCTGCGCGAGGCGCGCATTCCCATCGCCATCGCCACCGCCGCGCCGGAGGGCAACCGGGAGTTGGTGATTGATGGGCTCGGCATCCGCCCCCTGTTCAACCGCATCGTGGGCGCCGAGGAGGTGACGCGAGGCAAGCCCGCGCCGGACATCTTCCTCGCCGCCGCGAAGGCGCTGGGCGTGGAACCCTCCGCGTGCCTCGCGTTCGAGGACGCGGTGCTGGGTGTCATGGCGGCGAGGGACGCGGGCATGACGACGGTGGGCATCACCACCGCCGCTCCCGCGGAACAGCTTCGCGAGGCCGGGGCCGGGTGGACGGTGCCGGACTTCATGACGCTCCCGCCGGAGGTGGAGGCGCGGCTCTTCGGCACACGCGCCTGA